The following coding sequences lie in one Halorarum halophilum genomic window:
- a CDS encoding DUF1611 domain-containing protein: MSQRVVILAHEKFPGRSKTANGILRYGDHEVVAVLDRDTAGDRVSDHLPDVQDAPIVESFGRVDAEQVDQLIVGISPIGGAFDESWRPDVRAAIEAGCDVVSGLHYFLNDDEEFSALAAEHGVTLRDVRRPHEGLGVSDARAGDVSADVVLTVGTDCSVGKMTATMELAAAAEAAGIDACVIPTGQTGIVIEGWGNPVDRVVSDFTAGAVEEMILEKGEEHDLLIVEGQASILHPAYSAVTCGILHGAMPDRLVLCHEAGRDVIHGYEEFDLLPPAEYVDQYESLAAPVSDAEVVAGALNTSGIENDADAEAAVAAFGETIDAPAADLVRFGADDVVEAIR; encoded by the coding sequence ATGAGCCAACGGGTCGTCATCCTCGCCCACGAGAAGTTCCCCGGTCGGTCGAAGACCGCCAACGGCATCCTCCGGTACGGCGATCACGAGGTCGTCGCGGTGCTCGACCGCGACACCGCCGGCGACCGCGTCTCCGACCACCTCCCGGACGTGCAGGACGCGCCCATCGTGGAGTCGTTCGGGCGGGTAGACGCCGAACAGGTCGACCAGCTGATCGTCGGCATCTCGCCCATCGGGGGCGCCTTCGACGAGTCGTGGCGCCCCGACGTCCGCGCCGCCATCGAGGCCGGCTGCGACGTCGTCTCGGGGCTCCACTACTTCCTGAACGACGACGAGGAGTTCTCGGCGCTCGCGGCCGAGCACGGCGTCACCCTCCGCGACGTCCGGAGGCCCCACGAGGGGCTGGGCGTCAGCGACGCGCGCGCCGGGGACGTGAGCGCCGACGTGGTGCTGACGGTCGGCACCGACTGCTCGGTCGGGAAGATGACCGCGACGATGGAACTCGCGGCGGCGGCCGAGGCGGCCGGCATCGACGCCTGCGTGATCCCCACGGGCCAGACCGGCATCGTGATCGAGGGGTGGGGGAACCCCGTCGACCGCGTCGTCTCGGACTTCACCGCCGGCGCCGTCGAGGAGATGATCCTGGAGAAGGGCGAGGAGCACGACCTGCTCATCGTCGAGGGGCAGGCGAGCATCCTCCACCCCGCCTACTCGGCGGTCACCTGCGGCATCCTCCACGGCGCGATGCCCGACCGACTCGTGCTGTGTCACGAGGCCGGGCGCGACGTCATCCACGGGTACGAGGAGTTCGACCTGCTGCCCCCCGCCGAGTACGTCGACCAGTACGAGTCGCTCGCGGCCCCCGTGAGCGACGCCGAGGTCGTCGCGGGCGCGCTGAACACGTCCGGCATCGAGAACGACGCGGACGCCGAGGCCGCGGTCGCGGCGTTCGGCGAGACAATCGACGCCCCGGCGGCCGACCTCGTTCGCTTCGGCGCCGACGACGTCGTGGAGGCCATCCGGTGA